The Coregonus clupeaformis isolate EN_2021a chromosome 26, ASM2061545v1, whole genome shotgun sequence genome window below encodes:
- the LOC121539945 gene encoding guanine nucleotide-binding protein G(I)/G(S)/G(O) subunit gamma-12-like, translating into MSSKMQSSNNTAHARRAVQQLRIEASIERIKVSKASADLMHYCGEHAKYDPLLMGIPASENPFKDKKPCTIL; encoded by the exons ATGTCTTCGAAGATGCAGAGTTCCAATAACACTGCCCATGCCAGGAGGGCAGTCCAGCAGCTGAGAATAGAGGCCAGTATTGAGAGAATTAAG GTGTCCAAGGCCTCAGCAGACCTGATGCACTACTGTGGAGAACACGCTAAATACGACCCTCTACTCATGGGTATCCCAGCCTCTGAAAACCCCTTCAAAGACAAGAAGCCATGCACTATATTATAG